Within Actinoplanes sp. L3-i22, the genomic segment GACGCCGTTCAGGCAGCTCTGGCGACCGTCGACGACCCCGAGATCCGCCGCCCGATCACCGATCTCGGCATGGTCCAGGGCTTCACCGTCACCGATGGCCTGGTCAAGGTCGACCTGCTGCTCACCGTCGCCGGCTGCCCCCTGCGCGACAAGCTGACCAACGACATCACCGCCGCGGTCACCAAGGTCCCCGGGATCACCGGCGCCGAGATCAACTTCGGCGTGATGACCGAGGAACAGCGCAAGTCGCTGCAGACCACCCTGCGCGGTGGCGGCACCGAGGAACCGGTCATCCCGTTCGCCCAGCCCGGCTCCCGGACCAGGGTGTACGCGGTGGCCAGCGGCAAGGGCGGGGTCGGCAAGTCCAGCGTGACGGTGAACCTGGCCGTCGCGCTCGCCAAGCGGGGCCTGTCGGTCGGCGTGGTCGACGCGGACATCTACGGCCACTCGGTGCCGCGGATGCTCGGCGTGGAGAGCCGCCCCACCCGGGTCGAGGACATGATCATGCCGCCGCAGTCGCACGGCGTGAAGGTGATCTCGATCGGCATGTTCACCGCCGGCAACGCCGCGGTGGTCTGGCGCGGCCCGATGCTGCACCGGGCGCTGCAGCAGTTCCTCGCCGACGTCTACTGGGGCGACCTGGACGTGCTGCTGCTCGACCTGCCCCCGGGCACCGGCGACGTGGCGATCTCCCTGGCCCAGCTGCTGCCGAACGCGGAGATCCTGGTCGTCACCACCCCGCAGATGGCCGCCGCCGAGGTGGCCGAGCGGGCCGGCGCGATCGCGCTGCAGACCCACCAGCGGCTGGTCGGCGTGGTGGAGAACATGTCCTGGCTCGAGCTGCCGGACGGGTCCCGCATGGAGGTCTTCGGCTCCGGCGGCGGGCAGACCGTGGCCGATTCGCTGAGCCAGACCATCGGGGCGCGGGTGCCGCTGCTCGGCCAGATCCCGCTGGACACCCTGGTCCGCGAGGCCGGCGACGCCGGCAACCCGATCGTGCTGGCCGCCCCGGAGTCACCGGCGGCGAAGGCGCTCGACGCCGTGGCCGACAAACTGGCCGTCCGCCGAGAGTCCCTGGTCGGCAAGCCGCTCGGCCTCATGGTGAACGCCAAGCGGGGCTGACACTCCTCGGGCCGCGGTCTTCGGACCGCGGCCTTCGTTTTACGTCGCGTCGAGGTCGAAGCGCTGGGCCGGGCGAGGCGCCTCGACCGGCGTGGCGGCCGGCTTCCGGGTGGCGGCGCCCTTGATGTCGGCGGCGGTCTCGTTGAGGTGGGACTTCACACCGTTGAGCTCCGTCTTGACGCCGTTCAGATCCTGCTTCACATCCTCGAAGAGGCTCTGCAGCGGCTTGCGCAGCGACTGCTCCTCGTCCTCGCTGAGGATGTGCTTGCGGATGAACGCCTTCGGATGCAGATCCTCCAGCTGGATGTCGG encodes:
- a CDS encoding Mrp/NBP35 family ATP-binding protein: MSAPASTLEDAVQAALATVDDPEIRRPITDLGMVQGFTVTDGLVKVDLLLTVAGCPLRDKLTNDITAAVTKVPGITGAEINFGVMTEEQRKSLQTTLRGGGTEEPVIPFAQPGSRTRVYAVASGKGGVGKSSVTVNLAVALAKRGLSVGVVDADIYGHSVPRMLGVESRPTRVEDMIMPPQSHGVKVISIGMFTAGNAAVVWRGPMLHRALQQFLADVYWGDLDVLLLDLPPGTGDVAISLAQLLPNAEILVVTTPQMAAAEVAERAGAIALQTHQRLVGVVENMSWLELPDGSRMEVFGSGGGQTVADSLSQTIGARVPLLGQIPLDTLVREAGDAGNPIVLAAPESPAAKALDAVADKLAVRRESLVGKPLGLMVNAKRG
- a CDS encoding preprotein translocase subunit TatB, whose amino-acid sequence is MFENLNWWEIGALLMLALLIFGERLPKVIGEGLKMLRGLRAMAQNATSDLSRELGTDIQLEDLHPKAFIRKHILSEDEEQSLRKPLQSLFEDVKQDLNGVKTELNGVKSHLNETAADIKGAATRKPAATPVEAPRPAQRFDLDAT